A window from Argopecten irradians isolate NY chromosome 3, Ai_NY, whole genome shotgun sequence encodes these proteins:
- the LOC138318369 gene encoding beta-1,4-N-acetylgalactosaminyltransferase bre-4-like, giving the protein MALFKFIVKSPSPFGGAGLIIVTFGIVLIVKGLYYSNNHVTRRSYGNVQKNLSNFILKDISDDVQINHTSLPINVRRHEEHATTSFLSVCDLDFKTLKGREKMALTSQSLIALESMFPESHAGGRFQPNGCRSKHRIAIIIPFRDREIHLKIYLSNVIPKLRRQKVDFTIYVVEQAPGSHFNRGMMRNIGFAEARKIADYDCFIFNDVDSIFEDDRNLFQCGTDNSVRHLVTGVDVFDYKLKYSILVGGIIAFTPEQFRRVNGYSNFFFDWGAEDDDIYYRIQRAKMQIERPDTNSTIGFMSTLKHKRDPEVKYRFDILYSRNNETSHKDGINSLKYTVKVISHKKLFTWIYVAVNEEEVLQGLDAGIRRKIAAYRLKTKT; this is encoded by the exons ATGGCGTTGTTCAAGTTCATTGTAAAGTCGCCCTCACCGTTTGGTGGTGCTGGATTAATTATAGTGACGTTCGGAATTGTTCTAATTGTGAAAGGATTGTATTATAGTAACAACCATGTGACAAGGAGGAGCTATGGTAATGTTCAGAAGAATCTTTCTAACTTTATACTTAAAGATATCAGCGATGATGTACAGATAAACCACACATCTTTGCCGATCAACGTGAGAAGGCATGAAGAGCATGCCACTACTAGTTTCTTATCTGTCTGTGATCTGGACTTTAAGACTTTAA AAGGTCGAGAAAAAATGGCACTGACGTCGCAATCATTAATAGCATTGGAGTCTATGTTTCCTGAAAGTCACGCTGGGGGGAGATTCCAGCCCAACGGCTGTAGATCGAAACACAGGATAGCTATCATTATACCATTTAGAGATCGAGAAATCCATCTAAAGATTTATCTCAGTAATGTTATACCAAAGCTTCGAAGACAAAAGGTTGATTTCACCATATACGTAGTAGAACAg GCTCCAGGATCTCATTTTAATCGAGGAATGATGAGGAATATCGGGTTCGCTGAAGCCAGAAAAATAGCAGATTACGATTGCTTCATTTTCAATGATGTTGATTCCATCTTTGAGGATGACAGGAATTTATTCCAGTGTGGAACTGATAACAGCGTACGCCACCTAGTGACAGGAGTGGACGTATTTGACTATAA GTTAAAGTATTCCATATTAGTTGGTGGTATAATAGCCTTCACACCCGAGCAATTTAGGAGGGTGAACGGCTACTCAAACTTCTTTTTTGATTGGGGCGCTGAGGATGACGACATTTATTACAG AATTCAAAGAGCAAAAATGCAAATAGAGCGACCAGATACTAATTCAACTATTGGGTTTATGTCAACATTGAAACATAAGCGAGACCCAGAagtgaaatacag aTTCGATATTTTGTACTCGAGGAATAATGAAACATCACACAAGGATGGTATTAACTCGTTAAAATACACAGTAAAGGTGATAAGCCATAAAAAGCTTTTCACGTGGATCTATGTAGCAGTGAACGAGGAAGAAGTATTACAG GGATTGGATGCGGGTATTCGAAGAAAAATAGCGGCATATAGGTTAAAAACAAAAACGTGA